One stretch of Lacimicrobium alkaliphilum DNA includes these proteins:
- the birA gene encoding bifunctional biotin--[acetyl-CoA-carboxylase] ligase/biotin operon repressor BirA: MSRSTENTRNQILLYLANGGFYSGEMLGRKLGISRAAVSKHIQSLSELGLDIYSVTGKGYKLAGKLQLLDSQQIKIACKSHNAPLQILSVVDSTNTYLKHSTELHINGAACLAEAQTAGRGRQGRKWVSPFGASLYLSMYWGFHGGYQALGGLSLVIGVAVVRALKAFGNISAQLKWPNDIYLNGKKLAGILVEAEGQLDDISHCFVGVGVNIRLPDNPADEIDQPWADLYSDSDTEPDRNRLASILLDQLYKALCRFENEGLVPFLEEWRDHNLFQDKWVTLLCGPQQFSGRCCGINEQGALLVETDKGKQAFYGGEISVRPY; encoded by the coding sequence ATGAGCCGAAGCACAGAAAATACCCGGAATCAGATTCTCTTGTATCTTGCTAATGGCGGATTTTACTCCGGTGAAATGCTGGGGCGTAAGCTTGGTATATCCAGAGCTGCGGTTAGCAAACATATTCAGTCGTTGTCGGAGCTTGGTCTTGATATTTATAGTGTGACAGGCAAGGGTTACAAGCTTGCGGGGAAACTCCAGTTACTGGATTCTCAACAGATCAAGATAGCCTGCAAAAGTCATAATGCCCCATTACAGATTTTAAGCGTGGTGGATTCCACCAATACCTACCTTAAACACTCCACCGAATTACATATAAATGGTGCAGCTTGTCTGGCAGAAGCGCAGACAGCAGGGCGCGGCAGACAGGGACGTAAATGGGTTTCACCCTTTGGGGCCAGTTTGTACTTATCCATGTACTGGGGTTTTCACGGTGGCTACCAGGCCCTGGGAGGCCTTAGTCTGGTGATTGGTGTTGCAGTTGTCAGGGCGTTGAAGGCGTTTGGCAATATTAGTGCACAATTGAAATGGCCTAATGATATCTATCTGAATGGTAAGAAGCTGGCTGGCATTCTGGTTGAGGCTGAGGGACAACTAGATGATATCAGCCACTGTTTTGTCGGGGTCGGCGTCAATATCAGACTGCCTGACAATCCGGCTGATGAAATCGATCAACCCTGGGCGGATCTCTACTCTGACTCAGACACTGAACCAGACAGGAACAGGCTGGCCTCTATACTGCTTGACCAGCTTTATAAAGCACTATGCCGGTTTGAGAATGAGGGGTTGGTTCCCTTTCTTGAAGAATGGCGTGACCACAATCTGTTTCAGGACAAATGGGTAACCTTGCTGTGCGGCCCTCAACAATTCAGTGGTCGATGTTGTGGCATAAATGAACAGGGGGCGCTATTGGTTGAAACAGATAAAGGCAAGCAGGCCTTCTATGGAGGTGAAATCAGTGTCAGGCCCTACTAA
- a CDS encoding type III pantothenate kinase yields MEVKSVSGPTNEYLCLDIGNSRVKFAMVTANEILCTGNLDDDNHLQKLLEQCKGVYIAAVGQPERLTRIMKTIKASHRPCQELHTSAQAFGLHCAYSNPAKLGLDRWLVMLGARRHSSKAFAVLDFGTAITCDFVDHNGQHHGGWICPGIQMMRQSLMQKTAQVTVNQQQWYPGNIGKDTEECVDSGCLALAKGLFDRAEQCLKNQFCDYEIFVCGGDSHRVVPDVTQRICHMPELIFYGMMNFIGEKPRFQAELL; encoded by the coding sequence ATGGAGGTGAAATCAGTGTCAGGCCCTACTAATGAGTACCTTTGTCTGGATATCGGTAATAGCAGAGTTAAATTTGCCATGGTGACGGCAAACGAGATCCTTTGCACGGGGAATCTCGATGACGACAACCATCTGCAGAAACTGCTGGAGCAATGTAAAGGAGTATACATTGCAGCTGTTGGGCAGCCAGAGCGGTTGACCAGGATCATGAAGACTATTAAAGCATCACACCGTCCCTGTCAGGAGTTGCATACCAGTGCGCAGGCTTTCGGGCTTCACTGCGCGTACTCTAACCCTGCAAAACTGGGATTAGATCGCTGGTTGGTGATGCTGGGGGCCCGCAGGCATTCCTCAAAGGCCTTTGCTGTACTTGATTTTGGAACGGCGATTACCTGTGATTTTGTTGATCACAATGGTCAACATCATGGGGGCTGGATTTGTCCCGGAATCCAGATGATGCGCCAAAGCCTTATGCAGAAAACGGCGCAGGTTACCGTTAATCAGCAACAGTGGTATCCGGGAAATATCGGCAAGGATACAGAAGAATGTGTGGATTCTGGTTGTCTGGCACTGGCAAAAGGCTTATTCGACAGGGCAGAGCAATGTCTTAAGAACCAGTTTTGTGACTATGAAATATTTGTCTGTGGGGGAGACAGTCACAGAGTTGTGCCTGATGTTACGCAAAGAATCTGCCATATGCCTGAACTTATTTTTTATGGAATGATGAATTTTATTGGTGAAAAACCACGATTTCAGGCTGAATTGCTGTGA
- the tuf gene encoding elongation factor Tu: protein MAKAKFERTKPHVNVGTIGHVDHGKTTLTAAITTVLAKTYGGSAQAFDQIDNAPEEKARGITIATSHVEYDTPARHYAHVDCPGHADYVKNMITGAAQMDGAILVVAATDGPMPQTREHILLGRQVGVPYIIVFMNKCDMVDDEELLELVEMEVRELLSAYDFPGDDLPVIQGSALKALEGDAEWEKKIIELGEALDTYIPEPERDIDKPFLLPIEDVFSISGRGTVVTGRVERGIVNTGDEVEIVGMKDTTKTTVTGVEMFRKLLDEGRAGENIGALLRGTKRDDVERGQVLAKPGSITPHTKFEAEVYVLSKDEGGRHTPFFKGYRPQFYFRTTDVTGAVELPEGVEMVMPGDNLKFKVELIAPIAMDEGLRFAIREGGRTVGAGVVSKIID, encoded by the coding sequence ATGGCAAAAGCAAAGTTTGAACGTACGAAGCCGCACGTAAACGTAGGTACTATCGGCCACGTTGACCACGGTAAAACGACACTGACAGCGGCAATCACGACTGTATTGGCAAAGACCTACGGTGGTAGTGCCCAGGCATTCGATCAAATCGATAACGCACCAGAAGAGAAAGCCCGTGGTATCACCATCGCGACGTCCCACGTAGAGTATGACACGCCAGCGCGTCACTACGCGCACGTAGACTGCCCGGGACACGCTGACTATGTTAAGAACATGATCACGGGTGCGGCCCAGATGGACGGCGCGATACTGGTAGTAGCGGCGACAGATGGTCCTATGCCACAGACACGTGAGCACATTCTGCTGGGTCGTCAGGTAGGCGTGCCTTACATCATCGTATTCATGAACAAATGTGACATGGTAGATGATGAAGAGCTGCTGGAACTGGTAGAAATGGAAGTGCGTGAGTTGTTGTCAGCGTATGACTTCCCGGGCGATGACCTGCCGGTAATTCAGGGCTCAGCTCTGAAGGCGCTGGAAGGCGATGCCGAGTGGGAAAAGAAAATCATCGAGCTGGGTGAAGCGCTGGATACCTATATTCCGGAGCCAGAGCGTGACATTGACAAGCCGTTCCTGCTGCCAATCGAAGACGTATTCTCCATCTCAGGTCGTGGTACGGTAGTAACAGGTCGTGTAGAGCGCGGAATTGTAAACACCGGTGACGAAGTTGAGATTGTTGGTATGAAAGATACCACCAAGACCACGGTAACGGGTGTAGAAATGTTCCGTAAGCTGCTTGACGAAGGTCGTGCGGGTGAGAACATCGGTGCCCTGCTGCGTGGTACCAAGCGTGACGACGTAGAGCGTGGTCAGGTACTGGCCAAGCCTGGTTCAATTACTCCACACACCAAGTTTGAAGCCGAAGTCTACGTCCTGAGCAAAGACGAAGGTGGCCGTCATACGCCATTCTTCAAAGGCTATCGTCCTCAGTTCTACTTCCGTACTACTGACGTTACTGGTGCGGTAGAGCTGCCAGAAGGCGTAGAGATGGTCATGCCAGGCGACAACCTGAAATTCAAGGTTGAGCTGATTGCGCCGATTGCGATGGACGAAGGCTTGCGCTTCGCCATCCGTGAAGGTGGCCGTACAGTTGGTGCTGGTGTTGTTTCCAAGATTATCGATTAA
- the secE gene encoding preprotein translocase subunit SecE — protein sequence MSVNTENTSNAMDSVKWVLVIGLLAAAVAGNSIYEDLSVLIRAVSVVVLVAIAGFIAATTDKGSRFINFAKESRMEVRKVVWPTRQEATQTTLIVLAATAIMALLLWGLDGILVRLVSLVTGLGV from the coding sequence ATGAGCGTCAATACAGAAAATACATCCAATGCAATGGATTCGGTCAAATGGGTGTTGGTTATCGGCCTTCTGGCTGCGGCCGTTGCAGGCAACTCTATTTATGAAGACCTCTCGGTACTGATACGCGCAGTATCTGTGGTGGTGTTGGTAGCCATAGCAGGCTTTATTGCAGCCACTACAGACAAGGGTTCCCGGTTCATTAATTTTGCCAAAGAATCCCGCATGGAAGTGCGCAAGGTCGTATGGCCGACCAGGCAGGAAGCGACACAGACCACTCTGATTGTTTTGGCTGCTACCGCAATAATGGCACTGTTGCTATGGGGCCTTGATGGTATTCTGGTACGTTTGGTATCACTGGTAACAGGGCTGGGAGTTTAA
- the nusG gene encoding transcription termination/antitermination protein NusG, with product MADKRWYVVQAFSGYEGRVKQSLQEHIKIHGMEDYFGEILVPTEEVVEMRAGQKRKSERKFFPGYVLVEMEMNEDSWHLVKSVPRVLGFIGGNADRPAPISKREADAILNRLQESVDKPKPKTLFEPGEVVRVTDGPFADFNGVVEEVDYEKSRLKVSVLIFGRSTPVDLDFGQVEKG from the coding sequence ATGGCTGATAAGAGATGGTACGTGGTACAGGCTTTTTCCGGTTACGAAGGAAGAGTAAAGCAATCTCTGCAGGAGCATATCAAAATCCACGGTATGGAAGACTACTTTGGCGAGATACTTGTACCCACTGAAGAAGTGGTTGAAATGCGTGCCGGTCAGAAACGTAAAAGTGAGCGTAAGTTTTTCCCTGGCTATGTGCTGGTTGAAATGGAAATGAATGAAGACTCCTGGCATTTGGTTAAAAGTGTGCCCAGAGTGCTGGGCTTTATCGGTGGCAATGCAGATCGTCCTGCCCCAATCAGCAAGCGCGAAGCCGATGCCATTCTGAATCGTCTGCAGGAGTCAGTAGATAAGCCCAAGCCAAAAACACTGTTCGAACCGGGCGAAGTGGTTCGGGTTACCGATGGTCCGTTTGCCGACTTCAATGGTGTTGTGGAAGAGGTGGATTATGAGAAGAGCCGACTGAAGGTTTCTGTGCTTATCTTTGGTCGTTCCACCCCTGTGGATCTGGATTTTGGCCAGGTAGAGAAAGGTTAA
- the rplK gene encoding 50S ribosomal protein L11 encodes MAKKVKGLIKLQVAAGSANPSPPVGPALGQHGVNIMEFCKAFNAKTESLDKGAPVPVVITVYEDRSFTFETKTPPASYLLKKAAGLKSGSARPNTDKVGKVTRAQLEEIANIKEPDLTAADMDAAVNTIAGSARSMGLVVED; translated from the coding sequence ATGGCTAAAAAAGTAAAAGGCTTGATTAAGCTTCAGGTCGCTGCGGGTTCTGCCAACCCCAGTCCGCCGGTTGGTCCTGCACTGGGTCAGCATGGTGTCAATATCATGGAATTCTGTAAGGCATTTAATGCCAAGACAGAGAGTCTGGATAAAGGCGCCCCGGTACCTGTTGTCATTACCGTATACGAAGACAGATCCTTCACCTTTGAGACCAAGACACCACCGGCCTCTTATCTGCTGAAGAAAGCGGCGGGTCTGAAAAGTGGTTCTGCACGTCCCAATACTGACAAAGTGGGCAAAGTGACTCGTGCACAGTTGGAAGAAATCGCCAACATTAAAGAACCTGATCTTACAGCAGCTGATATGGATGCTGCGGTAAATACGATCGCAGGTTCTGCGCGTAGTATGGGCTTGGTAGTAGAGGACTGA
- the rplA gene encoding 50S ribosomal protein L1, which produces MAKLTKRMRAIQEKVDATKEYEINEAVALLKELATSKFVESFDVAINLGVDPRKSDQNVRGATVLPHGTGKDVRVAVFTQGANADAAKEAGADIVGMEDLAEQVKKGEMPFDVVIASPDAMRVVGTLGQILGPRGLMPNPKTGTVTPDVVTAVKNAKAGQVRYRNDKNGIIHASIGKVSFEPQQIKENLESLLEALRKAKPSTSKGSYVKKVSLSTTMGAGLAVDQASLAG; this is translated from the coding sequence ATGGCTAAATTAACCAAACGTATGCGCGCTATCCAGGAAAAAGTGGATGCGACTAAAGAATATGAAATCAATGAAGCCGTGGCTTTGTTGAAAGAGCTTGCTACCAGCAAGTTTGTTGAGAGCTTTGATGTGGCTATCAATCTGGGTGTTGACCCCCGTAAATCTGACCAGAATGTGCGCGGTGCGACTGTACTGCCCCATGGTACTGGTAAAGATGTGCGTGTTGCGGTGTTTACTCAGGGCGCAAACGCTGATGCAGCCAAAGAAGCCGGTGCAGATATCGTCGGAATGGAAGATCTTGCAGAGCAGGTCAAGAAAGGCGAAATGCCTTTTGACGTTGTGATTGCATCTCCTGATGCTATGCGCGTTGTCGGTACTCTGGGTCAGATTCTCGGTCCCCGCGGCCTGATGCCAAACCCTAAGACTGGTACCGTAACACCTGATGTTGTCACGGCGGTTAAGAATGCCAAGGCAGGTCAGGTACGCTACCGCAACGACAAAAACGGTATCATTCATGCCAGCATTGGCAAAGTGAGCTTCGAGCCACAACAAATTAAAGAGAACCTGGAGTCGTTACTGGAAGCGCTGAGAAAGGCCAAGCCTTCAACTTCCAAAGGTTCTTATGTGAAGAAAGTCAGCCTGAGCACCACTATGGGTGCTGGTTTGGCAGTAGACCAGGCCAGTCTGGCCGGTTAA
- the rplJ gene encoding 50S ribosomal protein L10 has product MALGLAAKKEIVAEVSDVASRALSVAVAEYRGMEVADLTQLRVKAREQGIYLKVIRNTLAKRALADSKFADIDDALTGPLIYGFSLDAPGGAARLFKDYSKDNKKLKVMALSIGSGLLGPEKLDAVASLPTRDEALAKLLATFKAPVGKFVQTINEVPSKFVRVLAAVKDTK; this is encoded by the coding sequence GTGGCACTAGGTTTAGCAGCAAAAAAAGAGATCGTCGCTGAAGTCAGCGATGTAGCCTCTCGCGCTCTATCCGTCGCCGTCGCTGAATACCGCGGAATGGAAGTGGCCGATTTGACGCAACTGCGTGTCAAGGCTCGTGAGCAAGGTATTTATCTGAAGGTTATTCGGAATACCCTTGCCAAGCGTGCCCTGGCAGACAGCAAGTTTGCTGATATTGATGACGCCCTTACCGGACCTTTGATTTATGGTTTTTCTCTGGATGCACCAGGTGGTGCAGCACGTCTTTTTAAAGACTACTCCAAAGATAACAAAAAATTAAAAGTCATGGCACTTTCCATCGGTAGTGGTTTGCTGGGTCCGGAAAAACTGGATGCAGTGGCTTCTCTACCTACCCGCGACGAAGCTCTGGCAAAACTTCTTGCTACCTTCAAAGCACCGGTTGGCAAATTCGTTCAGACAATCAACGAAGTGCCTTCCAAGTTTGTGCGTGTATTGGCGGCAGTCAAAGACACCAAGTAA
- the rplL gene encoding 50S ribosomal protein L7/L12, translated as MALTKDDILNAIAEMPVMELVELIEAAEEKFGVSAQAAVAVAAGPAAGGEAAAEEKTEFDVVLTEVGGNKVSVIKAVRAATGLGLKEAKDAVEAAPKAIKEGVSKDDAEALKKELEEAGAKVEIK; from the coding sequence ATGGCTCTAACTAAAGACGATATTTTGAATGCAATCGCTGAAATGCCAGTGATGGAATTGGTTGAACTGATCGAAGCCGCTGAAGAAAAATTCGGTGTTTCTGCTCAGGCTGCTGTTGCTGTTGCCGCTGGCCCAGCTGCAGGTGGCGAAGCTGCTGCAGAAGAGAAAACTGAATTTGACGTAGTACTGACTGAAGTTGGCGGAAACAAGGTTTCTGTTATCAAAGCAGTACGTGCTGCTACAGGTCTTGGCCTGAAAGAAGCGAAGGACGCTGTTGAAGCTGCTCCTAAAGCGATCAAAGAAGGCGTAAGCAAAGACGACGCTGAAGCACTGAAGAAAGAGCTTGAAGAAGCTGGTGCTAAAGTTGAGATCAAATAA
- the rpoB gene encoding DNA-directed RNA polymerase subunit beta, with protein sequence MVYSYSEKKRIRKNFGKRPQVLEIPYLLSIQLDSFKKFIEIDAAGQYGLEAAFSSVFPIKSYSGNSELQYVSYRLGEPVFDVKECQIRGVTYSAPLRVKLRLVLFDKEAAPGTVKDIKEQEVYMGEIPLMTENGTFVINGTERVIVSQLHRSPGVFFDHDKGKTHSSGKVLYNARVIPYRGSWLDFEFDPKDNLFVRIDRRRKLPASIILRALEMSTEEILDLFFEKNQVRITDEKVMMDIVPDRLRGETAQFDILDKEGNVLVEAGRRISARHTRQLEKADIKELEVPAEYLVGKVVARTYVDESTGEVVANANDEFTLDTLLALKKAGYTSFETLYINELDHGAYMSETLRIDSTTNKLEALVEIYRMMRPGEPPTKDAAETLFENLFFSDDRYDLSSVGRMKFNRRLGRDELTGEGTLSKEDIVAVMKQLIAIRDGKDDVDDIDHLGNRRIRSVGEMAENQFRVGLVRVERAVKERLSLGDLDNVMPQDLINAKPISAAVKEFFGSSQLSQFMDQNNPLSEVTHKRRISALGPGGLTRERAGFEVRDVHVTHYGRVCPIETPEGPNIGLINSLATYARTNDFGFLETPYRRIVDGIVTEEIDYLSAIEEGQYAIAQANAVLDDEGHLADDLVSCRHRGEFTLKPKEEVEYMDVSPQQIVSVAASIIPFLEHDDANRALMGSNMQRQAVPTLRAEKPLVGTGMEKTIAVDSGVTVVAKRGGVVDYVDASRIVIKVNEEETFAGEAGIDIYNLTKYTRSNQNTCINQKPNCNVGEPIVAGDVLADGPSTDMGELALGQNMRVAFMPWNGFNFEDSILISERVAEEDRLTTIHIQELNCIARDTKLGPEEITCDIPNVGESALGKLDESGVVYIGAEVKGGDILVGKVTPKGETQLTPEEKLLRAIFGEKASDVKDTSLRVPNSVHGTVIDVQVFTRDGVEKDKRALEIEDMQLRQVKKDLSDEFNILADGIFSRARNLLLNNGIKEEKLDSLPREKWFDISLKDEDAQNDLEQIAEQHGEIKEDFDKKFEMKRRKITQGDDLAPGVLKIVKVYLAVKRHIQPGDKMAGRHGNKGVISTIVPVEDMPYDEHGQPVDIVLNPLGVPSRMNIGQVLEMHLGMAAHGIGAKIDRMLKEQQDKAKLRGFIKEVYDLGEAHHKADIDSFTDDEVERLAGNLRKGLPIATPVFDGATEAEIKQMLKLADIPEDGQIVLHDGRTGRPFERKVTVGYMYMLKLNHLVDDKMHARSTGSYSLVTQQPLGGKAQFGGQRFGEMEVWALEAYGAAYTLQEMLTVKSDDVNGRTKMYKNIVDGDYRMEPGMPESFNVLLKEIRSLGINIELEEN encoded by the coding sequence ATGGTTTACTCTTATAGCGAAAAGAAACGTATTCGTAAGAATTTTGGCAAACGCCCACAGGTATTGGAAATACCGTATCTTCTTTCAATCCAGCTAGACTCTTTTAAGAAATTTATCGAAATTGATGCCGCAGGCCAGTACGGTCTTGAAGCCGCGTTCAGTTCGGTATTTCCGATTAAGAGCTATTCAGGTAACTCTGAATTACAGTATGTGAGCTATCGACTCGGTGAGCCGGTGTTTGACGTCAAGGAATGTCAGATCCGCGGCGTCACTTACTCGGCTCCACTGCGGGTGAAGTTGCGTCTGGTGCTGTTTGATAAAGAAGCTGCGCCGGGCACAGTGAAAGATATTAAAGAGCAGGAAGTGTACATGGGCGAGATTCCGCTCATGACAGAGAATGGTACTTTTGTTATCAATGGTACCGAGCGAGTTATCGTTTCTCAGTTGCATCGCTCTCCAGGCGTGTTTTTTGACCACGACAAAGGCAAAACCCACTCTTCCGGTAAAGTATTGTATAACGCCAGGGTAATTCCTTACCGTGGCTCCTGGCTGGATTTCGAATTCGATCCTAAGGACAACCTGTTTGTCCGTATCGATCGTCGTCGTAAACTTCCTGCTTCCATTATTTTGCGGGCTCTGGAAATGAGCACCGAAGAAATACTGGATCTGTTTTTCGAGAAGAACCAGGTACGCATTACCGATGAGAAGGTAATGATGGATATCGTACCTGATCGTCTGCGTGGTGAAACGGCGCAATTCGATATTCTGGATAAAGAAGGCAATGTGCTGGTTGAAGCCGGCCGTCGTATTTCTGCTCGTCACACCCGTCAGTTGGAAAAGGCTGATATCAAAGAGCTGGAAGTTCCCGCAGAATATCTGGTCGGTAAAGTTGTTGCCCGCACTTATGTTGATGAGTCAACGGGTGAAGTGGTTGCTAACGCCAATGATGAGTTCACTCTTGATACGTTGCTGGCTCTGAAAAAAGCCGGTTACACCAGTTTCGAGACGTTGTACATCAATGAGCTGGATCACGGTGCCTATATGTCTGAGACATTGCGTATCGACTCCACCACAAACAAGCTGGAAGCATTGGTAGAAATTTACCGGATGATGCGTCCCGGCGAGCCGCCCACAAAAGATGCGGCTGAAACCCTGTTTGAGAATTTGTTCTTCTCTGACGACAGGTATGATCTGTCCTCCGTCGGACGGATGAAGTTCAACCGCCGATTGGGCCGTGATGAACTGACAGGCGAAGGCACATTGTCAAAAGAAGATATCGTGGCGGTAATGAAGCAATTGATTGCTATCCGTGACGGTAAAGATGATGTGGATGATATCGATCATCTGGGTAACCGCCGTATCCGCTCTGTGGGTGAGATGGCTGAAAACCAGTTCCGTGTTGGCCTGGTGCGTGTAGAGCGCGCTGTTAAGGAGCGCCTGAGTCTTGGCGACCTGGACAATGTGATGCCACAGGATCTGATCAACGCCAAGCCTATCTCGGCAGCGGTGAAAGAGTTCTTCGGTTCCAGTCAGTTGTCCCAGTTTATGGATCAGAACAATCCACTGTCGGAAGTGACGCACAAGCGTCGCATCTCTGCTCTGGGTCCGGGTGGTTTGACCCGTGAACGGGCAGGCTTTGAGGTACGTGACGTACACGTTACTCACTACGGCCGTGTTTGTCCTATCGAGACACCTGAAGGACCCAATATCGGTCTGATCAACTCGCTGGCAACCTATGCCAGAACCAATGACTTTGGCTTCCTGGAAACGCCTTATCGTCGTATCGTCGATGGTATCGTGACCGAGGAAATTGACTATCTGTCGGCCATCGAAGAAGGACAGTACGCCATCGCTCAGGCGAATGCGGTACTGGATGACGAAGGGCATCTGGCTGATGATCTGGTTTCCTGCCGTCACCGCGGTGAGTTTACTCTCAAGCCAAAAGAAGAAGTCGAGTATATGGATGTTTCGCCGCAGCAGATCGTATCTGTTGCTGCCAGCATCATTCCGTTCCTGGAGCACGATGATGCTAACCGGGCCCTGATGGGCTCGAACATGCAACGTCAGGCTGTACCGACTCTGCGCGCTGAGAAGCCGCTGGTGGGAACCGGCATGGAAAAAACCATTGCTGTCGACTCAGGGGTTACCGTTGTCGCTAAGCGCGGCGGTGTTGTCGATTATGTGGATGCCAGCCGTATTGTTATTAAGGTCAATGAAGAAGAGACCTTTGCCGGTGAAGCCGGTATCGATATCTACAATCTGACTAAATACACCCGCTCTAACCAGAATACCTGTATCAATCAGAAGCCAAACTGTAACGTGGGTGAGCCGATTGTTGCCGGTGATGTGCTGGCTGATGGTCCGTCTACTGATATGGGTGAACTGGCATTGGGTCAGAATATGCGTGTCGCATTTATGCCCTGGAATGGATTCAACTTCGAGGATTCCATCCTGATTTCCGAGCGCGTAGCGGAAGAGGACAGGTTGACCACCATACATATTCAGGAACTGAATTGTATTGCTCGTGATACTAAGCTGGGGCCAGAAGAAATTACCTGCGATATTCCCAATGTCGGTGAATCTGCGCTGGGTAAGCTGGACGAATCCGGGGTGGTTTACATTGGCGCCGAAGTCAAAGGTGGCGATATTCTGGTCGGTAAAGTGACACCTAAGGGTGAAACTCAGTTAACTCCGGAAGAAAAACTGCTGCGTGCCATTTTCGGTGAGAAGGCCTCTGACGTTAAAGACACCTCTCTGCGCGTACCTAACTCGGTGCATGGAACGGTCATTGACGTTCAGGTGTTTACCCGTGACGGTGTTGAAAAAGACAAACGTGCACTGGAAATCGAAGATATGCAGTTGCGCCAGGTGAAAAAGGACTTGTCAGATGAGTTCAATATCCTGGCCGATGGTATTTTCTCCCGTGCCCGCAATCTGTTGCTGAACAACGGCATCAAAGAAGAGAAACTGGATAGCCTGCCACGTGAAAAATGGTTTGATATCAGTCTCAAAGATGAAGACGCCCAGAACGATCTGGAGCAGATCGCCGAGCAGCATGGTGAAATCAAAGAAGACTTTGACAAGAAGTTTGAAATGAAGCGCCGTAAGATCACTCAGGGCGATGATTTGGCTCCGGGTGTGCTTAAGATTGTTAAAGTTTATCTGGCCGTAAAACGTCATATTCAGCCTGGTGACAAGATGGCCGGTCGCCATGGTAACAAAGGTGTTATTTCCACCATTGTGCCTGTGGAAGATATGCCGTATGACGAACATGGTCAGCCTGTTGATATCGTACTTAACCCTCTGGGTGTTCCCTCGCGGATGAATATCGGTCAGGTACTGGAAATGCATCTTGGTATGGCTGCACATGGTATCGGTGCGAAAATTGACCGTATGCTTAAAGAGCAGCAGGACAAAGCCAAGCTGCGGGGCTTTATCAAAGAGGTTTATGACCTTGGCGAAGCTCACCACAAAGCCGACATCGACAGTTTCACCGATGACGAAGTGGAGCGTCTGGCTGGTAATCTGCGCAAGGGCTTGCCGATTGCGACGCCGGTATTTGACGGTGCCACTGAAGCTGAAATCAAACAGATGCTGAAGCTGGCTGATATTCCTGAAGATGGACAGATCGTATTGCATGATGGCCGTACCGGCCGCCCATTTGAGCGTAAAGTGACAGTGGGTTACATGTACATGCTGAAACTGAACCATTTGGTCGATGACAAGATGCATGCCCGTTCCACCGGCTCTTACAGCCTGGTAACGCAGCAACCATTGGGTGGTAAAGCTCAATTTGGTGGCCAGCGCTTCGGTGAGATGGAAGTGTGGGCACTGGAGGCATACGGTGCCGCCTATACCTTGCAGGAAATGCTGACAGTCAAGTCGGACGATGTGAATGGTCGTACCAAAATGTATAAGAACATTGTGGATGGCGACTATCGTATGGAACCTGGCATGCCGGAATCTTTCAACGTATTGCTGAAAGAAATCCGCTCGTTGGGTATCAACATCGAACTGGAAGAAAACTAG